TAAGTCAAACGGTTACAACAGTTTTTGTTATTTAACTAAAACTTATTTAAAACATAAACTATTACTTTTCCATTTCGTAAAATTATTATTCAATTGATAAAATTAGCTAAACTCTAAAATGAATAAAATCAAACTTTTCCTTAATAAAGACCATAGAATTTTAATGACCTTATTTAGAATTTCAACATGGATACTTTCTATTATTACACTTATAGCTTTTATTGTTTCCTTAATCGATTGCATTCATAACAATTCATTAACCTCCCCCTCAATTATAACTATTAATACTTTTTTATTAGTCCATGAAAAATTTTACAAATTATACGGAGCAAACATTACTTTAGTCATTGCTTACATCGCAATAAAACAATACTTACATTCAAATACGATGCAAACGCTTGATTTCTATTATGAAAAATTAGTACCAACGGCTCACGAAACAATCAAGTACACAGAAAAAAAGCTTTCGAAACGAATGATATCCGATGATTTAATTAACCATCTAAAAAAGAACAAAAACATTATCTTCACGAATGAAGAATTAAAAAAATTAGATTCCAATTTATATGATGAGCTATGTGAATTACATACTAATAATTTAAAATTTCAAACAAAAGCTGTCCTAACATTAGGTTATTTGGAGTCATTTTCCATAAAATTAACAAGAGGATTGGTAGACTACAAATTAATCGAAGAAGCTTGTGCAAAAGCTTTTTGTGTTCAGGTAAGAGAATTATACCCCTTAATTTCATTAACTAGAAAAGAAAGCGATAGATTATATTTTAAAACAGTAGTTTATCTTTTTAACAAATGGAAGGATATTTTATAGACTACAAATACAATAGAGTGGATTTAGAACCCGATAGCGCGGATTTACAATCCGTACCCACAATCAAAATCAACAACTATAAAAATTCAACTTCAAAAGTATAAAGTACAGAACCACAAACTAAATGGGCAACTATAAAGAAACATTTAAAACTTGGAACAAAATCGCTTCCCTATACGAAGACAAGTTCATGAACTTGGACTTATATGACAAGACCTATGACTTTATATCTGACTCAATCCCCAAAGAAAATGCTGAAATATTAGAAATTGGTTGTGGTCCAGGGAATATTGCAAAATATCTTTTATCCAAGCGACCTGACTTTAACATTCACGGAATTGACATTGCGCCAAACATGATTGAACTAGCAAAAAAGAACAATCCAACTGCACGTTTCAGTGTGATGGACATTCGACATATAAGTGAGCTAACAACAAAATATGACGGAATAGTTTGTGGTTTTTGCTTACCTTATTTATCACACAACGATAGTGAAAAATTAATTCATGACACCTCTGAATTACTAAATGACAATGGGCTTTTATACATCAGTTTTGTTGAGGGCGATCCTGATAAATCAGACTTTCAAACGAGCAGTAGTGGCGATAGAAGCTATTTCTATTTCTACGAATTAGACCAATTAAAAAAACAACTCCTGGAGAATTCATTTGAAGATTTAAAAGTATTTGAAGTGAAATACAAAAGATCCGAATCTATTGAAGAAACACATACCATATTAACCGCAAAGAAAAAAATAGTAATTTAGCATCGTAATAGACAACTCAAATTGTATAAATTGACAAAATATTTAAAATATCTCCTTTCACTCCTTCTTGCTCTTGGCTTGATGGTGAATGATGGTGTTTTATATTCTCAATCAAATTCAGCGGAGTATTATCAAGTTTCGTATGTAAAGACTAGAAATGAATTTAGTCATAAGAATTTCAAATTACACCAATTCCATCAGATACATTCGTCTGAAAAAATTGTTTCTCCAATTCTTTTTGCACATCTCCAATTACAAGATATCTACAATCTTCAAACGCGAGTTCTTCTAAAACTGCGAATTGTACTGTATCAAAACATAAGTATCCTAAAAGCTCAACACACTTTTTTGAGCAAAATAATTACATCAAGCAACCACTATTCTGATTTATACATAGCTTAGAAAATCCTTTCTGAGCATTTATGCAATTCCATGCATAACGATGATAAAAAAAGTCTAATCCTTTATCATTTACAAAATGTATAAACACAACAACAAAACTCGTTTGGAGAAATCCAAGCAGCCTACTCATTGGTTAAAAAGAAAACTAATGCTAATCATTACCGCATTTATGATCGGAATGTCAAACGGAATGAATACTGGAGATAATCTGGTTCTCAAAAATCAAAACCACACAGAACAGCAACATAAGAAAGAGTAATCTTCTCAAAACAAATTTGCACGCCTATCCATTCCATAGGTATTACCTATAAAAACAATAGGCACGCCTATCAAAAACGTAGGCCAACTTATCCAGATCATAGGTGATACCTATAAAAACAATTAGAACACCTATCAAAAACGTAGGCTAGCGTATCTAAATCATAGGTGTTACCTACAAAAACGATAGGCACAGCTATCAAAAACGTAGGCGAGCCTATCTAAAAATAGGCGACGCCTACAAAATAGTTAGGAGCACCTTATTAATAGTATGGTGAAGTGTTTTTAAATAAAAAAAGGAATGATATACATTCCTTTTTTTATTGATTTGATATTTAAAATTATGCCTACGAATTTCTACTCGACAACTTTATTTCATCGCCAACTGAAACAACTCCTAACCCTAGTCCAATCACATTTTGACCAAACAATACTTTATTTCCGAACTTTCTAAATTTTGCTAATGTTTTTAATGGGTCTTTCCCCGAAATGATTCCTTTTTCCTGATCAACAGTTGTCATTATACAACGGTCGCAGGGCTTCACCCCTACAAAAGGAACATTTCCAATACTAAAATGGCTCCAAGAATCCTCTTCGAAAGCTTCACCATCGGTGAAAACAAAATTAGGGCGAAATCTATTTATACTCACTTTTTCTTCCAAGCGTCCATTCAAATCATCCAACGAACTTTGTCCTATAATCAAAAAGGGATACGCATCCGCAAATGAAGTAATATCATCTCCAGAAATTGTGTAACGAGGATCTACTTTTCGCTCACTTGCATCAGGCATATAAACCAATCGAACTGAAATCTTCAACAGTTTTGTAAACCATTCTGAAATTGTTGCACTTACTTCAAAAGCATCAATCGTATCATCCC
The Flavobacterium sp. 5 DNA segment above includes these coding regions:
- a CDS encoding trans-aconitate 2-methyltransferase, whose amino-acid sequence is MGNYKETFKTWNKIASLYEDKFMNLDLYDKTYDFISDSIPKENAEILEIGCGPGNIAKYLLSKRPDFNIHGIDIAPNMIELAKKNNPTARFSVMDIRHISELTTKYDGIVCGFCLPYLSHNDSEKLIHDTSELLNDNGLLYISFVEGDPDKSDFQTSSSGDRSYFYFYELDQLKKQLLENSFEDLKVFEVKYKRSESIEETHTILTAKKKIVI
- a CDS encoding MOSC domain-containing protein is translated as MLKLSEIWVYPVKSLGGISLQESQVTDRGLEFDRRWLLVDDDGQFLTQREYPKLALFRPEVEGGNLKITHRGLLESITVPLRPVSENEIAKIKVTVWDDTIDAFEVSATISEWFTKLLKISVRLVYMPDASERKVDPRYTISGDDITSFADAYPFLIIGQSSLDDLNGRLEEKVSINRFRPNFVFTDGEAFEEDSWSHFSIGNVPFVGVKPCDRCIMTTVDQEKGIISGKDPLKTLAKFRKFGNKVLFGQNVIGLGLGVVSVGDEIKLSSRNS